Proteins encoded by one window of Cupriavidus sp. EM10:
- a CDS encoding helix-turn-helix domain-containing protein, whose product MKHQLHHSSDVGGIIRAARKVQGLRQDDAAGSIGVSESFMVKAERGADTMQWGKLFQILEGLGVRITVDIPDASPELLSEQLDKASHRSASFRRRTAERADVESDAENRPVSPDKARNKRGAE is encoded by the coding sequence ATGAAGCATCAACTTCATCATTCCTCCGACGTGGGCGGCATCATCCGCGCCGCCCGCAAGGTGCAGGGCCTGCGCCAGGACGATGCCGCCGGCAGCATAGGTGTCAGCGAGTCGTTCATGGTGAAGGCCGAGCGGGGCGCGGACACCATGCAGTGGGGCAAGCTCTTTCAGATTCTGGAGGGGCTGGGCGTCCGGATTACTGTCGACATTCCCGATGCAAGCCCCGAACTGTTGAGCGAGCAGCTGGACAAGGCGTCGCATCGGTCCGCCTCGTTTCGCCGGCGTACGGCCGAGCGTGCCGATGTCGAGAGCGATGCAGAAAACAGGCCGGTATCGCCGGACAAGGCGAGAAACAAGCGGGGTGCCGAATGA